A single Paraburkholderia sp. FT54 DNA region contains:
- a CDS encoding methyltransferase domain-containing protein, which translates to MDRKVKLLSGLDLSTAIGAEIGALCRPVVTRADGKVYYVDHATTEALREKYKHDPNVDIDALVDVDAVWGKQSLFEALGGRSVDYVIASHVVEHVPDLVGWFAEIGAILKPAGQLRLAVPDKRFTFDLMREESRISDVLSAYAVRARIPQPQAIIDHVVNVRYDVNAGAIWAGLPSGGRAAHTFADGLAAAQDAFANGNYHDVHVWVFTPSTFARICRLLVENGFLSMSCANFFDTARNEIEFQVHMQQCADVEVASASWARMEAAAAPLPPPPEPLAPVLQVRAVPSRLHRAVRRVARLLS; encoded by the coding sequence ATGGATCGCAAAGTCAAGCTGCTGTCTGGACTGGATCTGTCCACCGCAATCGGTGCGGAAATCGGCGCACTTTGCCGACCGGTCGTGACACGCGCGGATGGCAAGGTCTATTACGTCGACCACGCCACCACAGAAGCTCTGCGCGAAAAGTACAAACACGATCCGAATGTCGATATCGACGCGCTCGTCGACGTCGATGCCGTCTGGGGCAAGCAATCGCTCTTCGAAGCGCTAGGCGGTCGATCCGTCGACTACGTGATTGCATCCCATGTGGTCGAGCATGTGCCGGATCTCGTCGGCTGGTTTGCCGAGATTGGCGCAATACTCAAACCCGCTGGTCAACTGCGTCTCGCGGTGCCCGACAAGCGCTTTACTTTCGATCTGATGCGGGAAGAGTCGCGCATCAGCGACGTGCTGAGCGCTTATGCCGTGCGGGCGCGCATTCCTCAGCCGCAGGCAATCATCGACCATGTCGTGAACGTTCGTTACGACGTGAATGCAGGGGCGATCTGGGCTGGCCTCCCGTCGGGTGGACGGGCGGCGCATACATTCGCGGACGGCCTTGCCGCTGCTCAGGATGCTTTTGCCAATGGCAATTATCACGACGTGCACGTCTGGGTGTTCACGCCAAGCACATTTGCGAGGATTTGCCGGCTGCTCGTCGAAAACGGATTTCTGAGCATGTCGTGCGCGAATTTCTTCGACACCGCAAGAAACGAAATCGAGTTTCAGGTTCACATGCAGCAATGCGCGGACGTCGAAGTCGCTTCCGCCAGTTGGGCACGCATGGAAGCGGCAGCCGCACCGTTGCCGCCGCCGCCGGAGCCTCTCGCACCGGTGCTTCAGGTTCGCGCCGTGCCTTCGCGGCTGCATCGTGCGGTGCGGCGCGTGGCACGTCTGCTGTCGTAG